AATGTTCTGATGTCCGCTCTCGCTGCGAGGCTGGAAGGCATCAGCCTGGATGTTATCCGCGACACGGTGATGGATTTCAAAGGTGTGGAACACCGCCTGGAATTCATCTGCGAGGTCGACGGCATCAAATGGATCAACGATTCCAAGGCCACGAATGTGGATTCCGTGGTCATTGCGCTCAACAGCTACAGAAACAACTTCGTTCTCATCGCCGGGGGACGCGACAAGGGAACGTCCTACGAGCCGCTGGTAGACATTGTGCGTGAGAAAGTGCGCGCCATGGTCCTGATCGGCGAGGCTGCGGAGAGAATGGAAAAAGTCTTTGCGCCGGTCACGCGGGTGACGCGTGCGCGCGACATGCTCGAGGCGGTAAACATCGCGAACATGGCTGCGCAGCCCGGCGACATCGCCATGCTGTCTCCCGCCTGTGCGAGCTTTGACATGTATGACAACTTCGAACATCGTGGACGCGTGTTCAAGGAATGCGTCCGCACATTCTGCCGGGAACCGATGCTGGCATGAAGCAGAAGACAGGACATATCGACCTCTGGGTATTTCTCAGCGTGCTTGCACTGATGATGTTCAGCGTGGGCGTAGTGTACAGCGCTTCGGTATCGATTTCCGGCGCGCGTCACGGCGGTGACTATAATTACCTCGTGCGCAGCCATACGATACGCGTCGTCCTCGGTGTCATCGCGCTCTTCGTCGGTATGTTCGTCAACTACCATTTCTACAAGTATGTCAGCAAGTATCTTCTGATCATCGCATTGCTGCTGCTTGGATACACGCTGGTCGGCGGCACCATCGTCAAGGGTGCGCAGCGCTGGGTGACCTTCGGTCCCATAAGCTTCCAGCCTTCGGAATTCGCCAAGTTTGCCCTTGTCATGCATCTGGCCGTCCTTCTCTCCTCGAAACAGAAATACGTCAGGGAATTCCGCGATGGCTTTCTGCCGCTGCTCATATGGATCGTGGCGGTGGTCGGACTCGTCTTTCTGCAGCCCAATTTCAGCACTGGCGCCATTCTGCTTTCCATCAGCTTCATGGTGCTGTTCGTCGGACGCGTCAAAATCGTGCATCTCGCCGGTGTCGCCATCGCGGGACTGCCGCTGGTACTCGTTTACGCGGTGTCCGCTTCGTACCGCTGGCAGCGCATCATGTCGTACTTCACCGGGGGAGGCGGGAGCGAAGCCGGGAACTGGCAGGTGTCGCAGGCGGTGATTGGACTCGGCAGCGGCGGCATTTTCGGTGTCGGCATGGGGATGAGCAAACAGCGCGAATTGTTCCTTCCGGAATCCTACACCGACTTCATTTTCGCCATTGTCGGCGAGGAATACGGATTTATCGGCGCTGTGCTGATCCTCGCACTGTTCGCTATCATCATGGTGCGCGGCATGAAAATCGCCAAGCGCGCGACCGACGATCTCGGGCGATTCCTGGCCGTCGGCATCACCTGCACCATCACCGTGTACGCCATCATCAATACCATGGTCACGACGGGACTGCT
The sequence above is a segment of the bacterium genome. Coding sequences within it:
- a CDS encoding putative lipid II flippase FtsW; amino-acid sequence: MKQKTGHIDLWVFLSVLALMMFSVGVVYSASVSISGARHGGDYNYLVRSHTIRVVLGVIALFVGMFVNYHFYKYVSKYLLIIALLLLGYTLVGGTIVKGAQRWVTFGPISFQPSEFAKFALVMHLAVLLSSKQKYVREFRDGFLPLLIWIVAVVGLVFLQPNFSTGAILLSISFMVLFVGRVKIVHLAGVAIAGLPLVLVYAVSASYRWQRIMSYFTGGGGSEAGNWQVSQAVIGLGSGGIFGVGMGMSKQRELFLPESYTDFIFAIVGEEYGFIGAVLILALFAIIMVRGMKIAKRATDDLGRFLAVGITCTITVYAIINTMVTTGLLPTTGLPMPLLSYGGTTIVFTAYFLGVLLNISMYTRIRPREIIVQQEEDGPKVGELYQ